One Alicyclobacillus vulcanalis genomic window carries:
- a CDS encoding 2-hydroxyacid dehydrogenase, with the protein MAKIVSTKPLSEAQREKLARFGDVACPPDGQRFSQADLFHALRDAVGLITFGTRVDETLLSQAPHLKVASTASVGYDHFDLAAMRHRRVVGAHTPHVLDDTVADLGMALMLAVARRIVELDGYVRSGRWRKGDEEVLYGVDVHHRTLGIIGMGRIGRALAKRAKFGFSMNILYHARSRHDDVEQAFGARYADLPDLLRASDFVVLLTPLTPETENLMNQDMFRLMKTSSIFINLSRGKTVDEAALVQALREGWIQGAGLDVYRQEPIPPDHPLLELSNVVCVPHIGSATQATRTAMLDLAIDNLIALLEGRPKDAYVVPELKDLVEEG; encoded by the coding sequence ATGGCAAAGATCGTTTCCACGAAGCCGCTTAGCGAGGCGCAACGGGAGAAGCTCGCTCGTTTCGGCGACGTCGCCTGTCCGCCGGACGGCCAGCGGTTTTCCCAGGCAGACCTGTTTCATGCACTTCGCGACGCCGTAGGCCTCATCACGTTCGGCACGCGCGTCGACGAGACGCTCCTTTCGCAGGCGCCGCACCTCAAGGTGGCATCCACCGCGTCGGTCGGCTATGATCATTTCGATCTCGCCGCGATGCGCCATCGGCGCGTCGTCGGCGCGCACACGCCCCACGTGCTGGACGACACCGTGGCCGATCTCGGCATGGCCCTCATGCTCGCAGTGGCCCGTCGCATTGTCGAGCTCGACGGCTATGTGCGCAGCGGCCGCTGGCGGAAGGGCGATGAAGAAGTCCTCTACGGCGTCGACGTTCATCACCGCACGCTCGGCATCATCGGCATGGGCCGCATCGGCCGCGCGCTCGCCAAGCGGGCCAAGTTCGGGTTCTCCATGAACATCCTCTATCACGCGCGATCCCGCCATGACGACGTGGAACAGGCGTTCGGCGCGCGCTACGCGGACCTGCCGGATCTGCTCCGGGCCTCGGATTTCGTCGTGCTGCTCACGCCGCTCACGCCCGAGACGGAGAACCTCATGAATCAAGATATGTTCAGGTTGATGAAGACAAGCTCCATTTTTATCAACCTTTCACGCGGAAAGACGGTGGATGAGGCCGCATTGGTTCAAGCGCTCCGCGAAGGATGGATCCAAGGCGCAGGGCTTGACGTCTACCGCCAGGAGCCCATTCCGCCGGATCATCCGCTGCTTGAGCTGTCGAATGTGGTCTGCGTGCCGCACATCGGGTCGGCGACGCAGGCGACGCGCACAGCGATGCTCGATCTCGCCATCGACAATCTCATCGCCCTGTTGGAGGGACGGCCGAAGGACGCGTACGTCGTCCCGGAATTGAAAGACCTTGTCGAGGAGGGATGA
- a CDS encoding anti-sigma factor family protein, which translates to MDNPSICSYCVDYALNEIQDELVKKRFERHLATCDACRRDVAEFRELIAMFQPKEDEEARSAPSRGARRTAQIIAFPVRTKAEVTPAYAKRYVRRRRLTAISLSFALLLMSFVSLAGDHGRYSKALGTAAWHKISHVSRAIVHRGEEITDKWHWKKGLL; encoded by the coding sequence TTGGACAACCCGTCCATTTGCTCCTATTGCGTGGATTACGCGCTGAACGAAATCCAAGACGAGCTGGTCAAAAAGCGGTTTGAACGCCACCTTGCCACCTGCGACGCCTGTCGCCGCGACGTCGCGGAGTTTCGCGAGCTCATTGCCATGTTTCAGCCGAAGGAAGACGAGGAGGCCCGTTCGGCGCCAAGCCGCGGTGCCCGGCGGACGGCGCAGATCATCGCGTTTCCGGTGCGGACCAAGGCGGAGGTCACGCCCGCCTACGCCAAGCGGTATGTGCGGCGCCGCAGGCTCACCGCCATCAGCCTGAGTTTTGCGCTCCTCCTCATGAGCTTCGTCAGCCTGGCGGGGGATCACGGTCGATACTCGAAGGCGCTCGGCACCGCGGCCTGGCACAAGATCTCGCACGTCTCTCGCGCCATCGTCCATCGCGGGGAAGAGATCACGGACAAGTGGCATTGGAAAAAGGGCCTCCTATGA